Proteins encoded in a region of the Bradyrhizobium sp. CB3481 genome:
- a CDS encoding DUF2470 domain-containing protein: MQPTADFDASKLARSLLRRSRQGALATLMPESGDPYCSLVNVASHADASPILLLSRLALHTKNILADARVSLMLDERATGDPLEGARIMLAGRAEEATDESANILRRRYLNAHPAAEAFVDFKDFSFFRIAPSGLHLVAGFGRIIDLKPEQFLTEIGDAGDLLQAEQGAVEHMNEDHRDAMKLYATRLLGAESADWRCIGCDPGGMDMQAGSATLRLDFPERVTSAIALRKMLVRLAGEARAKG, translated from the coding sequence ATGCAGCCAACCGCAGATTTTGATGCTTCCAAGCTCGCCCGCTCGCTGCTGCGACGAAGTCGGCAGGGCGCGTTGGCCACGCTTATGCCTGAAAGTGGCGACCCTTACTGCTCACTGGTGAACGTAGCGAGCCATGCCGACGCCTCGCCGATTCTGCTGCTTTCGCGCCTGGCGCTGCATACGAAAAACATCCTTGCCGACGCCAGAGTATCGCTGATGCTCGACGAGCGCGCCACTGGCGATCCCTTGGAAGGCGCACGAATCATGCTGGCGGGCCGGGCTGAGGAGGCGACTGACGAGAGTGCAAACATCCTGCGCCGGCGCTACCTCAACGCGCATCCGGCGGCGGAAGCGTTCGTCGATTTCAAGGATTTTTCGTTCTTTCGAATAGCGCCCTCGGGCCTGCATCTGGTTGCCGGATTCGGCCGCATCATCGATCTCAAGCCTGAGCAGTTTTTGACCGAGATCGGCGACGCCGGCGATTTGCTGCAAGCCGAGCAGGGCGCTGTCGAACATATGAATGAGGATCACCGCGACGCGATGAAACTCTACGCGACGAGATTGCTCGGTGCCGAGTCCGCCGATTGGCGCTGCATCGGCTGCGACCCCGGCGGTATGGACATGCAAGCCGGCAGCGCAACGCTCCGGCTGGATTTTCCGGAGCGTGTCACCAGTGCCATCGCGCTACGCAAAATGCTGGTGCGGTTGGCGGGCGAGGCGCGCGCCAAGGGCTGA
- a CDS encoding HPr family phosphocarrier protein, with the protein MSDDAAPEKELGSGVPAGAISRELLIINKRGLHARASAKFVQMVEKFNAEVWVTRGSETVGGTSIMGLMMLAAGPGTTVTVSAIGPEAQQAVDAIAALVADKFNEEGV; encoded by the coding sequence ATGAGCGACGACGCCGCGCCCGAAAAGGAACTCGGGTCCGGCGTGCCTGCCGGCGCCATCTCGCGGGAACTCCTGATCATCAACAAGCGCGGCTTGCATGCGCGGGCGTCGGCGAAGTTCGTGCAGATGGTCGAAAAGTTCAACGCCGAGGTCTGGGTGACGCGCGGCAGCGAGACCGTCGGCGGCACCTCGATCATGGGCCTGATGATGCTGGCGGCAGGACCTGGAACCACCGTCACGGTCTCCGCCATCGGCCCCGAGGCGCAGCAAGCGGTTGATGCAATCGCCGCGCTGGTGGCGGATAAGTTCAACGAAGAGGGTGTGTGA
- a CDS encoding HPr kinase/phosphatase C-terminal domain-containing protein has product MMTQVASVHASAVLVGERAVLIRGPSGAGKSRLAFDLILAGRAGQVPPAILVGDDRVHLDTVDGQLWIRPVPELAGLIEIRGLGIRRCAFASEAVVGLIADLAATDADRMPTPEALSISLNGVTIPRIPVGEGYDPLPLIVAALTTTDGTGSVQPLDDCSKGIGNHISPNIATD; this is encoded by the coding sequence ATGATGACGCAGGTCGCGAGCGTCCACGCGTCCGCCGTCCTGGTGGGCGAGCGCGCCGTGCTGATCCGCGGTCCGTCAGGCGCCGGCAAGTCGCGCCTCGCCTTCGATCTGATTCTCGCCGGACGCGCCGGGCAGGTTCCCCCGGCCATTTTGGTCGGCGATGACCGTGTCCATCTCGACACAGTGGACGGACAATTGTGGATTCGCCCGGTGCCGGAACTGGCCGGCCTGATCGAAATTCGCGGCCTTGGAATCCGCCGCTGCGCGTTCGCCAGCGAGGCCGTGGTTGGACTGATTGCGGACCTCGCGGCGACCGATGCGGATCGGATGCCCACGCCAGAAGCGCTCTCCATCAGCCTTAATGGTGTTACAATACCGCGAATCCCGGTAGGAGAGGGATATGACCCCCTCCCGTTGATTGTAGCGGCCCTGACAACAACCGACGGTACAGGTTCGGTCCAACCTTTGGATGATTGTTCGAAGGGGATTGGTAACCATATAAGCCCCAATATCGCCACCGATTAA
- a CDS encoding sensor histidine kinase, giving the protein MLDRTQSDLTLTHEDTSELLERDRVAEDNAGETGWRRPLGWLRRAGQFFFALSFSSLTRRIVSLNLAGLVALVASILYLSQFRAGLIDARAQSLLVQAEIIAGAIAASATVETNTITIDPDRLLDLKPGESYGAPDESSGLDFPINPERVAPVLRRLISPTKTRARIYGGDGGMILDSRSLYGRGDVMRFELPPPSTEKPGFVERATISIRTWLNRGDLPLYRELGPENGKGYQEIVQALDGVKSSVVRVNDRGEVIVSVAVPVQRFRAVHGALMLSTQGDDIDQMVTAERLAILKVGGVASAVMIVLSLLLASTIAGPVRRLADGAERVRRRIQTRVEIPDFTRRRDEIGHLSGALRDMTNALYSRIEAIEMFAADVAHELKNPLTSLRSAVETLPLARNDTSRARLLEVIEHDVKRLDRLISDISDASRLDAELQRQDMAPVDLRRLLTTLTSVANETRLGHDVAVECRFEGRGATDTFSVPGHDSRLGQVISNLLSNAQSFSTPGGKVRVISRRARGEIEIVVDDDGPGIGEDALERIFERFYTDRPHQGFGQNSGLGLSISKQIIEAHNGRIWAENRHGPADADGKPSVAGARFVVRLPAL; this is encoded by the coding sequence TTGCTAGATCGAACGCAGTCCGACCTTACCCTGACCCACGAGGACACTTCCGAGCTCCTCGAACGGGATCGCGTTGCCGAGGATAATGCGGGCGAGACGGGCTGGCGGCGACCGCTCGGCTGGCTGCGCCGGGCCGGCCAATTCTTTTTCGCGCTCTCCTTCTCCAGCCTCACCCGCCGCATCGTCTCGCTCAACCTGGCCGGCCTCGTCGCGCTGGTGGCGAGCATTCTCTACCTCTCGCAGTTCCGCGCCGGCCTGATCGACGCGCGGGCGCAGAGCCTTCTGGTGCAGGCGGAAATCATCGCCGGCGCGATCGCCGCCTCGGCCACCGTCGAAACCAACACCATCACGATCGATCCGGACCGGCTGCTCGATCTGAAGCCCGGCGAGAGCTACGGCGCGCCGGATGAATCCTCAGGTCTCGATTTTCCGATCAATCCGGAACGCGTCGCGCCGGTACTGCGACGGCTGATCTCGCCGACCAAAACGCGCGCGCGCATCTATGGCGGTGACGGCGGCATGATCCTCGACAGTCGCAGTCTCTATGGCCGCGGCGACGTGATGCGCTTCGAGCTGCCGCCGCCATCGACCGAGAAGCCGGGCTTCGTCGAGCGTGCCACCATCTCGATTCGCACTTGGCTCAATCGCGGCGACCTGCCGCTTTATCGCGAGCTCGGCCCTGAGAACGGCAAGGGCTACCAGGAGATCGTGCAGGCGCTCGACGGCGTCAAAAGCAGCGTGGTACGTGTCAACGACCGCGGCGAGGTGATCGTCTCGGTCGCGGTGCCGGTGCAGCGCTTCCGCGCCGTGCATGGCGCGCTGATGCTGTCGACCCAGGGCGACGACATCGACCAGATGGTGACGGCCGAGCGCCTCGCCATCCTCAAGGTCGGCGGCGTCGCTTCCGCCGTCATGATAGTGCTGTCGCTGTTGCTGGCGAGCACAATCGCAGGTCCCGTGCGGCGGCTCGCCGACGGCGCCGAGCGTGTCCGCCGCCGCATCCAGACCCGCGTCGAGATTCCCGATTTCACCCGCCGCCGCGACGAAATCGGCCATTTGTCCGGCGCGCTGCGCGACATGACCAATGCGCTCTACAGCCGCATCGAGGCGATCGAGATGTTCGCCGCCGACGTCGCCCACGAATTGAAGAACCCGCTGACCTCGTTGCGCTCGGCGGTGGAGACGCTGCCGCTGGCGCGCAACGACACCAGCCGCGCCCGCCTGCTCGAAGTGATCGAGCATGACGTCAAGCGGCTCGACCGCCTGATCTCGGATATTTCCGACGCCAGCCGGCTCGACGCCGAACTGCAGCGCCAGGATATGGCGCCGGTCGATCTGCGCCGCTTGCTGACGACCCTGACCTCGGTGGCCAACGAAACCAGGCTGGGGCACGACGTCGCAGTCGAATGCCGTTTCGAGGGCCGCGGCGCGACCGACACCTTCTCGGTGCCGGGCCATGATTCCCGGCTCGGACAGGTGATCTCGAACCTCTTGTCCAATGCGCAGTCGTTCTCCACCCCCGGCGGAAAGGTCCGCGTGATTAGCCGCCGCGCCCGGGGAGAAATCGAAATCGTCGTCGATGACGACGGGCCGGGCATCGGCGAGGATGCGCTGGAGCGCATCTTCGAGCGCTTCTACACCGACCGTCCCCATCAGGGCTTCGGCCAGAACTCAGGCCTAGGGCTCTCGATCTCCAAGCAGATCATCGAAGCGCATAACGGGCGGATCTGGGCGGAAAACCGCCATGGTCCCGCCGACGCTGACGGCAAGCCGAGCGTCGCGGGTGCGCGCTTCGTGGTCCGGCTGCCCGCACTATGA
- a CDS encoding SDR family oxidoreductase, whose translation MDLDLTGKTALVTGSTRGIGLATAIGLAQMGADVIVNGREAAAVGEAVTKVQQAAPAAKVHPAAFDLGNAAGCAALIAQFPDVDILVNNLGIYEPKGFFEIEDADWSKMFEVNVMSGVRLTRHYLKRMLDDKDWGRVVFVSSESGVFIPKEMVHYGFSKSAQLVIARGAAETTKGTNVTVNSVMPGPTWVEMAPVRLAARAKAMATSVDDLVSRTFSERRPASLLQRYAKPEEVANLICYVCSKASSATNGAALRVDGGIVTNPF comes from the coding sequence ATGGATCTCGACCTCACAGGCAAGACGGCGCTGGTCACCGGCTCGACGCGCGGCATCGGGCTCGCCACGGCGATCGGCCTTGCGCAGATGGGCGCTGATGTCATCGTCAACGGCCGCGAGGCGGCGGCGGTCGGCGAGGCCGTGACGAAAGTTCAGCAGGCGGCGCCCGCGGCCAAGGTGCATCCCGCGGCGTTCGACCTCGGCAACGCCGCAGGCTGCGCCGCGCTGATCGCGCAATTCCCTGACGTCGACATCCTCGTCAACAATCTCGGCATCTACGAGCCGAAGGGCTTTTTCGAAATCGAGGATGCCGACTGGTCGAAAATGTTCGAGGTCAACGTCATGAGCGGGGTGCGGCTGACGCGGCACTATCTGAAGCGGATGCTCGACGACAAGGACTGGGGCCGCGTCGTGTTCGTCTCAAGCGAATCCGGCGTCTTCATTCCGAAGGAGATGGTGCATTACGGTTTTTCGAAATCGGCGCAGCTCGTGATCGCGCGCGGCGCGGCGGAAACCACCAAGGGCACCAACGTGACAGTCAATTCGGTGATGCCCGGCCCGACTTGGGTCGAGATGGCGCCGGTGCGCCTGGCCGCGCGCGCCAAGGCGATGGCAACGAGCGTCGACGATCTGGTCTCGCGCACCTTCAGCGAACGCCGCCCGGCCTCGCTGCTGCAGCGCTACGCCAAGCCGGAAGAGGTCGCCAATCTGATCTGCTACGTCTGCTCAAAAGCCTCCAGCGCCACGAATGGCGCCGCACTGCGCGTTGATGGCGGGATTGTCACGAATCCGTTTTGA
- a CDS encoding glycosyltransferase family 39 protein — MSTASILPTSARGKRSLSIRRPAAWLAALASGPRAAPIPGLWLVTGFAVIHAVLWTLILVNLKTGQDVHMDVAEAYAWGQKFLLGYGKHPPLSGWVAGVWFMLFPVTDWASYALAMATVSCGLVICWLVALRVVDHRRAFFVVVMLALYPIFNFKGFKYNPDLLQLVTLPLMVLAYLDAFEKRSVRSGVWLGLAGALALMTKYWAVTVIGAIGLAALIHPARLQFLRSPAPWVAIAVTVVAMLPHLMWLKQVDFVPFTYAGDTYSLTDRAMINDLALGYVGHNLALLAAPVILGAIALVWRPFRLAPFPALARGGNASVNVSQAIHVWIIQAVVAVGPPLGALLLHFYIKTDWGIPMFFLVPLALIAIPAVRVRKVALANLTVSWLVITLVVLAVSPRIVAYELSEKRTAGATYRARSELARELTQVWRLRFNSRWPVVAAYTDTGQPVTFYSPDHPAPLTPDEPWSSGLTSLEDAKRSGFIGICETGDWKLEKCEAWMKAHAANAERIVMTTRRFFLGHPGPATAWNIFIVPPAR, encoded by the coding sequence ATGTCGACTGCATCCATTTTGCCCACTTCCGCGCGCGGCAAGCGTTCCCTGTCAATCCGGCGGCCGGCGGCGTGGCTGGCCGCGCTGGCCAGCGGCCCCAGGGCTGCCCCGATTCCCGGTCTGTGGCTGGTGACCGGCTTTGCCGTGATTCACGCCGTGCTGTGGACGCTGATCCTGGTCAATCTGAAGACTGGGCAGGACGTCCACATGGACGTCGCGGAAGCCTATGCCTGGGGGCAGAAGTTCCTGCTCGGCTATGGCAAGCACCCGCCGCTGTCAGGATGGGTCGCCGGTGTCTGGTTCATGCTGTTTCCGGTCACCGACTGGGCGAGCTATGCGCTGGCGATGGCGACGGTGAGTTGCGGCCTCGTGATCTGCTGGCTCGTGGCGCTGCGCGTGGTCGATCATCGCCGCGCGTTCTTCGTCGTGGTGATGCTCGCGCTCTACCCGATCTTCAACTTCAAGGGCTTCAAATACAATCCGGACCTGCTGCAGCTCGTGACGCTGCCGCTGATGGTGCTGGCCTATCTCGATGCTTTCGAGAAGCGCAGTGTCAGGTCCGGCGTGTGGCTCGGGCTCGCGGGTGCGCTGGCGCTGATGACCAAATACTGGGCCGTCACGGTGATCGGCGCCATCGGCCTTGCCGCGCTGATCCATCCCGCGCGGCTACAGTTCCTGCGCTCTCCGGCGCCTTGGGTGGCGATCGCGGTGACGGTGGTTGCGATGCTCCCGCACCTGATGTGGCTGAAGCAAGTCGATTTCGTCCCCTTCACTTATGCCGGCGATACCTATTCCCTGACCGACCGCGCGATGATCAACGACCTCGCGCTGGGTTACGTCGGGCATAATCTCGCATTGCTCGCCGCGCCGGTCATATTAGGCGCGATCGCGCTGGTCTGGCGGCCGTTCCGCCTGGCGCCGTTTCCGGCGCTGGCGCGCGGCGGCAATGCCAGCGTGAACGTCTCGCAAGCGATTCACGTCTGGATCATCCAGGCGGTGGTCGCCGTCGGCCCGCCGCTCGGTGCGTTGCTGCTCCATTTTTACATCAAGACCGACTGGGGCATCCCGATGTTCTTCCTGGTGCCGCTCGCGCTGATCGCGATCCCAGCGGTGCGGGTCCGGAAAGTCGCGCTCGCAAACCTGACCGTGAGCTGGCTGGTGATCACGCTCGTGGTGCTGGCGGTCTCGCCGAGGATCGTCGCGTACGAGCTCAGCGAAAAGCGCACGGCCGGCGCCACCTACCGGGCGCGGTCTGAACTTGCCCGCGAACTGACGCAAGTCTGGCGCCTGCGCTTCAATTCACGCTGGCCGGTGGTGGCGGCTTATACCGATACCGGCCAGCCTGTCACCTTCTACAGCCCCGATCATCCGGCGCCGCTGACACCGGACGAGCCGTGGTCGTCCGGCCTGACCTCGCTCGAGGACGCCAAGCGATCGGGCTTCATCGGTATCTGCGAAACCGGCGACTGGAAGCTGGAAAAATGCGAGGCGTGGATGAAGGCCCATGCCGCCAATGCCGAGCGCATCGTGATGACCACGCGGCGGTTCTTTTTGGGCCATCCCGGCCCGGCCACGGCCTGGAACATCTTCATCGTGCCGCCGGCCAGATAG
- the lepA gene encoding translation elongation factor 4 — protein MTTTPISNIRNFSIVAHIDHGKSTLADRLIQMTGGLSDREMAGKEQVLDSMDIERERGITIKAQTVRLNYRAKDGKDYVFNLMDTPGHVDFAYEVSRSLAACEGSLLVVDASQGVEAQTLANVYQALDNNHEIVPVLNKVDLPAAEPDKVKQQIEDVIGIDASDAVMISAKTGLGVPDVLEAIVTRLPPPKGDRDATLKALLVDSWYDVYLGVVVLIRVVDGVMKKNQRIRMMGTGAAYDVERVGFFTPKMEQVEELGPGEIGFITAAIKEVADTRVGDTITDDRKPISEMLPGFKPAIPVVFCGLFPADANDFETLRGAMGKLRLNDASFSYEMETSAALGFGFRCGFLGLLHLEIIQERLSREFDLNLIATAPSVIYKMHLTDGQEISIHNPVDMPDVVKIADIEEPWIEATILTPDEYLGSVLKLCQDRRGAQKELTYVGSRAMVKYDLPLNEVVFDFYDRLKSVSKGYASFDYHLTDYKVADLVKMQILVNNEPVDALSMLVHRTRAEGRGRAMVEKMKELIPPHMFQIPIQAAIGGKVIARETVRALRKDVTAKCYGGDITRKRKLLEKQKEGKKKMRQFGKVDIPQEAFIAALKVDS, from the coding sequence ATGACAACGACGCCGATTTCCAACATCCGCAACTTCTCCATCGTCGCCCATATCGACCATGGCAAATCGACGCTGGCCGACCGCCTGATCCAGATGACAGGCGGGCTGTCGGACCGCGAAATGGCGGGCAAGGAGCAGGTGCTCGATTCCATGGATATCGAGCGCGAGCGCGGCATCACCATCAAGGCGCAGACAGTGCGGCTGAACTACCGCGCCAAGGACGGCAAGGATTACGTCTTCAACCTGATGGACACGCCCGGCCATGTCGACTTCGCCTACGAAGTCTCGCGGTCGCTGGCGGCCTGCGAGGGCTCGCTGCTCGTGGTCGACGCCAGCCAGGGCGTCGAAGCCCAGACGCTCGCCAACGTCTACCAGGCGCTCGACAACAATCACGAGATCGTGCCTGTCCTCAACAAGGTCGACCTGCCGGCGGCCGAGCCGGACAAGGTCAAGCAGCAGATCGAGGACGTGATCGGCATCGACGCTTCCGACGCCGTGATGATCTCGGCCAAGACCGGCCTCGGCGTTCCCGACGTGCTGGAAGCCATCGTCACCCGCTTGCCGCCGCCGAAGGGCGACCGCGACGCGACGCTGAAGGCGCTGCTGGTCGATAGCTGGTACGACGTCTATCTCGGCGTCGTCGTTCTCATTCGTGTCGTCGACGGCGTGATGAAGAAGAACCAGCGCATACGCATGATGGGCACCGGCGCGGCCTATGATGTCGAGCGCGTCGGGTTCTTCACGCCGAAGATGGAGCAAGTCGAGGAGCTCGGCCCCGGCGAGATCGGCTTCATCACCGCGGCGATCAAGGAAGTTGCAGATACCCGCGTCGGCGACACCATCACCGACGACAGGAAGCCGATCAGCGAGATGCTGCCGGGTTTCAAGCCGGCGATCCCGGTGGTGTTCTGCGGCCTGTTTCCAGCGGATGCCAACGATTTCGAGACGCTGCGCGGGGCGATGGGCAAGCTGCGGCTGAACGACGCGAGCTTTTCCTACGAGATGGAAACGTCAGCCGCGCTTGGCTTCGGTTTCCGCTGCGGCTTTCTCGGCCTGTTGCATCTCGAAATCATCCAGGAGCGGCTGTCGCGCGAGTTTGACCTCAACCTGATCGCGACGGCGCCGAGCGTGATCTACAAGATGCACTTGACCGACGGCCAGGAGATTTCGATCCACAATCCGGTCGACATGCCGGATGTCGTCAAGATCGCCGATATCGAGGAGCCGTGGATCGAGGCCACCATCCTCACCCCTGACGAATATCTCGGCAGCGTGCTGAAACTGTGCCAGGACCGCCGCGGCGCACAGAAGGAGCTCACTTACGTCGGCTCCCGCGCGATGGTGAAATACGATTTGCCGCTCAACGAAGTCGTGTTCGATTTTTACGACCGGCTGAAGTCGGTCTCCAAGGGCTACGCCTCGTTCGACTATCACCTGACCGACTACAAGGTTGCGGATCTCGTCAAGATGCAGATCCTCGTCAACAACGAACCGGTGGACGCGCTGTCGATGCTGGTGCACCGGACCCGCGCCGAAGGCCGCGGCCGCGCCATGGTCGAGAAGATGAAGGAGCTGATCCCGCCGCACATGTTCCAGATCCCGATCCAGGCGGCGATCGGCGGCAAGGTGATCGCCCGCGAAACCGTCCGCGCGCTGCGCAAGGACGTCACAGCGAAGTGCTACGGCGGCGACATCACCCGCAAACGCAAGCTGCTGGAGAAGCAGAAGGAAGGCAAGAAGAAGATGCGGCAGTTCGGCAAGGTCGACATCCCGCAGGAAGCGTTCATTGCCGCGCTGAAGGTGGATAGCTGA
- a CDS encoding DUF2652 domain-containing protein translates to MTQTGFLLIADITGYTMFLTRSELEHAQGILDALFKSIFAEIKAPIILSNLQGDAALAYLPDTNLPQRQFPLDAIERIYCSFANTLGAMRLNTSCTCNACRNMDQLDLKFFLHHGTYATQEMAGRTELQGAEVIRLHRLMKNSVTAATGIKAYALVTEQAAAAIDLPDFFAAAIRHVESLGELGETVCYVYDLAPIFARWRTTRRVVVQHDEPLAFESMECDLPVPAAIAWAYVTDIEKKIRWQHGIDAMTMTGLAGGRIGLGATQHCAHGKDSTVHDIVDWRPFDYVTWHIRLPMGAIVRQTAELTPLENGGTHLSLRCAKPEAGNLIATALVRTITRLAMVKKLVSDQRASKAALERMVEEEYAALPARLSYPPSARQ, encoded by the coding sequence ATGACGCAAACCGGTTTTCTGCTCATTGCCGATATTACCGGCTACACCATGTTCCTCACGCGCTCGGAGCTCGAGCACGCACAGGGAATTCTCGACGCGCTATTCAAGAGCATTTTTGCCGAGATCAAGGCGCCGATCATTCTGTCCAACCTGCAGGGCGACGCGGCGCTGGCCTATCTGCCCGACACGAACCTGCCGCAGCGCCAGTTTCCGCTCGATGCGATCGAGCGCATCTATTGCAGTTTTGCCAATACGCTAGGTGCCATGCGCCTGAATACGTCGTGCACCTGCAATGCATGCCGCAACATGGATCAGCTCGATCTGAAGTTCTTCCTGCATCACGGCACTTATGCCACGCAGGAGATGGCGGGACGCACCGAATTGCAGGGAGCGGAGGTGATCCGTCTGCACCGGCTGATGAAGAATTCGGTGACGGCGGCGACCGGCATCAAGGCCTACGCGCTGGTGACGGAGCAGGCGGCAGCCGCCATCGACCTGCCGGATTTCTTCGCAGCCGCGATCCGTCACGTCGAGAGCCTTGGCGAGCTCGGCGAGACGGTTTGTTACGTTTACGATCTGGCCCCGATCTTTGCGCGATGGCGCACGACGCGCCGCGTTGTGGTGCAGCACGACGAGCCCCTGGCTTTCGAATCGATGGAATGCGACCTGCCGGTGCCGGCGGCGATTGCCTGGGCCTATGTCACCGACATCGAGAAGAAGATCCGCTGGCAGCACGGCATCGACGCCATGACGATGACCGGACTTGCCGGGGGACGGATCGGGCTGGGAGCGACGCAGCATTGCGCCCATGGCAAGGATTCGACGGTGCACGATATCGTCGACTGGCGGCCGTTCGACTACGTCACCTGGCACATCCGGCTCCCGATGGGCGCCATCGTGAGGCAGACGGCGGAACTCACGCCGCTCGAAAACGGCGGTACGCATCTGTCGTTGCGCTGCGCGAAACCGGAAGCAGGCAATCTCATAGCGACGGCGCTGGTGCGGACCATTACGCGGCTTGCGATGGTGAAGAAGCTGGTAAGCGACCAGCGCGCCTCAAAGGCTGCGCTGGAGCGGATGGTGGAGGAAGAGTATGCGGCTCTGCCCGCTCGCCTCAGCTATCCACCTTCAGCGCGGCAATGA
- a CDS encoding response regulator transcription factor yields MPTIALVDDDRNILTSVSIALEAEGYRIMTYTDGASALDGFRTSPPDLAILDIKMPRMDGMETLRRLRQKSDLPVIFLTSKDEEIDELFGLKMGADDFIRKPFSQRLLVERVKAVLRRGQPKDPTAVPKEPDARALDRGLLRMDPERHTCTWKNEPVTLTVTEFLILQALATRPGVVKSRNALMDAAYDDQVYVDDRTIDSHIKRLRKKFKVVDDDFEMIETLYGVGYRFKEA; encoded by the coding sequence ATGCCCACAATCGCCCTGGTCGATGATGACCGCAACATTCTTACTTCCGTGTCGATCGCACTCGAAGCCGAAGGCTATCGCATCATGACGTACACGGACGGTGCTTCGGCGCTGGACGGCTTCCGCACTTCGCCGCCCGACCTCGCGATACTCGACATCAAGATGCCGCGCATGGACGGCATGGAAACGCTGCGCCGGCTGCGGCAGAAATCCGATCTGCCGGTGATCTTCCTGACCTCCAAGGATGAAGAGATCGACGAACTGTTCGGCCTCAAGATGGGCGCCGACGATTTCATCCGCAAGCCGTTCTCGCAGCGCCTGCTGGTCGAGCGCGTCAAGGCCGTGCTCCGCCGCGGCCAGCCGAAGGATCCGACCGCCGTGCCGAAGGAGCCGGATGCGCGGGCGCTGGACCGCGGCCTGCTGCGGATGGATCCGGAGCGTCACACCTGCACCTGGAAGAACGAGCCGGTGACGCTGACGGTGACGGAATTTTTGATCCTGCAGGCGCTGGCCACGCGCCCCGGCGTGGTGAAGAGCCGCAATGCGCTGATGGACGCCGCCTATGACGATCAGGTCTATGTCGACGACCGCACCATCGACAGCCACATCAAGCGGCTGCGTAAGAAGTTCAAGGTGGTCGACGACGATTTCGAAATGATCGAGACGCTGTACGGCGTCGGCTATCGCTTCAAGGAAGCCTGA
- a CDS encoding PTS sugar transporter subunit IIA, translating into MIGLVLVTHGRLADEFKAALEHVMGPQKQIEAITIGAEDDSDLCRSDIIEAVNRVDSGDGVAILTDMFGGTPSNLAISCMSRPKVEVLAGINLPMLVKLAKVREERSLPDAIAMAQEAGRKYVTIASRVLAGK; encoded by the coding sequence ATGATTGGTCTAGTGCTTGTGACCCATGGGCGCCTTGCCGACGAGTTCAAGGCGGCGCTCGAACATGTCATGGGTCCGCAAAAACAAATTGAAGCCATCACGATTGGAGCCGAGGACGACTCCGATCTGTGTCGAAGCGATATCATCGAAGCGGTGAATCGCGTTGACAGCGGCGATGGTGTCGCCATCCTCACGGACATGTTCGGCGGCACGCCTTCCAACCTCGCCATTTCCTGCATGAGCCGTCCCAAGGTGGAAGTGCTCGCAGGCATCAATCTCCCCATGCTGGTCAAGCTTGCCAAGGTGCGCGAAGAGCGCTCACTTCCCGATGCTATCGCGATGGCGCAGGAGGCCGGGCGCAAATACGTCACCATCGCCAGCCGCGTGCTCGCCGGCAAATGA